One window of the Nicotiana tabacum cultivar K326 chromosome 4, ASM71507v2, whole genome shotgun sequence genome contains the following:
- the LOC107778159 gene encoding glycosyltransferase BC10-like, which translates to MKNEQHNQLFFTSKLFHSQMYLHNLVAYFILFGSGLIIGISLSFYLKDLPNTLQNKLFYPQSPPQQPPLIISSPPQIPNLVLSDNSINSETKSVGRIGLRDYLKPPKSCKHDMKDEELIWRASMVPRVRVLPFKRTPKIAFMFLTRGSLPLAPLWERFFRGYEGLYSIYIHSQPSFNGNAPEEGPIFHGRRIPSKRVELGKFNMVEAERRLLANALLDLSNERFVLLSESCIPLYNFTTIYNYIMNSTKTFMESYDLPSPVGRGRYNKKMRPWITLDQWRKGSQWFEVDREMAIDIISDQKYFQLFKRYCKPACYSDEHYLPTVATMRYWWKNGNRTLTWVDWSKGGPHPTRFIRTEVTADLLNRMRNGTKCEYNGEPTNMCYLFARKFLPSTLDRLLRFAPKIMKFG; encoded by the exons atgaagaatgaacaACATAACCAACTATTTTTCACTTCAAAACTATTCCATTCTCAAATGTACCTCCATAATCTCGttgcttattttattttattcgggTCTGGTTTAATTATTGGTATATCACTAAGTTTCTATCTCAAAGATCTTCCTAACACTTTACAAAACAAATTATTCTATCCTCAATCACCACCACAACAACCACCCCTTATTATTTCATCACCACCACAAATACCTAATTTGGTTTTAAGTGATAATTCGATAAATAGTGAAACCAAAAGTGTAGGAAGAATAGGGTTAAGAGATTATCTTAAGCCACCAAAATCATGTAAACATGATATGAAAGATGAAGAGTTGATTTGGAGGGCTTCAATGGTGCCACGTGTTCGGGTTTTGCCGTTTAAACGAACGCCAAAGATTGCTTTTATGTTTCTTACAAGAGGAAGTTTGCCATTGGCTCCACTTTGGGAAAGATTTTTCAGAGGATATGAAGGGCTTTACTCCATTTACATTCATTCTCAGCCTTCCTTTAATGGAAATGCTCCCGAAGAAGGACCCATCTTTCATGGACGAAGAATACCAAGTAAG AGAGTAGAGTTGGGAAAATTCAACATGGTAGAAGCAGAACGCCGATTACTAGCTAATGCATTACTAGACTTGTCAAACGAGCGTTTTGTACTACTTTCAGAGTCATGTATTCCTTTATACAACTTCACCACCATATACAACTATATcatgaactcaaccaaaactttCATGGAGTCTTATGATCTGCCGAGTCCTGTGGGCCGAGGCCGTTACAACAAGAAAATGCGACCCTGGATCACCCTCGACCAATGGCGAAAAGGGTCCCAGTGGTTCGAAGTCGATCGTGAAATGGCGATCGACATAATATCCGATCAGAAATATTTCCAATTATTCAAGAGATATTGTAAACCTGCGTGTTATTCCGATGAGCATTATTTGCCAACTGTTGCGACTATGAGATATTGGTGGAAAAATGGGAATAGGACGTTGACTTGGGTTGACTGGAGCAAAGGTGGGCCCCATCCGACAAGGTTTATTAGGACAGAGGTGACAGCAGATTTGCTGAATCGGATGAGGAATGGGACCAAGTGTGAGTATAATGGGGAGCCCACTAACATGTGTTACTTGTTTGCTAGGAAGTTCTTGCCTAGTACTTTAGATAGGCTTTTGAGGTTTGCTCCTAAAATCATGAAATTTGGTTGA